One window of Microtus pennsylvanicus isolate mMicPen1 chromosome X, mMicPen1.hap1, whole genome shotgun sequence genomic DNA carries:
- the LOC142841430 gene encoding testis-expressed protein 13C-1-like — protein MAVDFGDPKSGFRHCEVVLFINEEVLRNGGGPGFYLTFRSRPWKDIEDSLKSVVADTQVPRTIKRACAWSALALGVRVASRQREKQSRRVQQLHNQVEEHEAATWTLATDLQRLRDERDEVVSELQNARDSLKQVLLERDMLHKKLIEFELSQQLLAESQDARYPGTMPWTLMVKRQRKALATGLQSGQYAASLKKNHMAFKSSKTVLETLHEGEEFPASSV, from the exons ATGGCTGTGGACTTTGGGGACCCCAAGAGCGGTTTCCGCCACTGCGAAGTGGTTTTGTTCATCAATGAAGAAGTGCTGAGGAATGGTGGTGGCCCTGGCTTTTACCTAACCTTCCGTTCACGGCCCTGGAAGGATATAGAAGACAGCCTGAAGTCTGTCGTGGCCGATACCCAGGTACCACGCACCATCAAGAGGGCCTGCGCCTGGAGTGCTCTGGCCTTGGGAGTACGGGTGGCGTCGAGGCAACGAGAAAAGCAGTCACGACGTGTGCAGCAGCTGCACAATCAAGTAGAAGAGCATGAGGCAGCCACCTGGACCTTGGCCACAGACCTGCAACGGCTGCGTGATGAGCGTGATGAAGTGGTCTCTGAGCTCCAAAATGCAAGAGACAGCCTGAAGCAAGTGCTCCTTGAGCGCGATATGCTGCACAAGAAGCTGATTGAGTTCGAGCTGTCCCAGCAGCTCCTAGCTGAGTCACAAGATGCTAGGTATCCGGGTACTATGCCGTGGACTCTAATGgtcaaaagacagagaaaggctcTTGCCACAGGCTTGCAGAGCGGGCAATATGCAGCGTCCCTGAAGAAAAACCACATGGCATTCAAGTCATCCAAAACAG TTCTAGAAACTTTGCATGAAGGAGAAGAATTCCCAGCTTCCAGTGTGTGA